A window from Streptomyces sp. NBC_00335 encodes these proteins:
- a CDS encoding NAD(P)H-binding protein, with protein MSNTPNTPNTPTASNTPSASKTPQTLVTGGRGSVARGLSSLLAAHGVPHRLASRAPDTPGTVRCDLTDPATFPEALAGVRSVFLYAEAAAIDAFVKEAVGAGVEHVVLLSSSSVLAPDAADSPLAASHLAVERALLASPLRTTLLRPGSFASNALGWAWPMKSGRPVHLPYPGAYSDPVHETDLAEAAFAVLTDPSLGGRAYTLTGPRTLTFAAQLAILGDALGRPIPFEPVSREQWKSEVDGYIPGPYAEALFDFWSASDGLPVDLTDDLERLTGHAPRTFETWSVDHADAFRA; from the coding sequence ATGTCGAACACCCCGAACACTCCGAACACCCCGACCGCGTCGAACACGCCGAGCGCGTCGAAGACGCCGCAGACCCTCGTCACCGGGGGCCGCGGCTCCGTCGCCCGAGGTCTCTCGTCCCTCCTCGCCGCCCACGGCGTCCCACACCGCCTCGCATCCCGCGCGCCGGACACACCCGGCACCGTCCGCTGCGACCTCACCGATCCAGCGACCTTCCCCGAAGCCCTCGCCGGCGTCCGCTCCGTCTTCCTCTACGCCGAGGCCGCCGCCATCGATGCCTTCGTGAAGGAGGCCGTCGGCGCCGGCGTCGAGCACGTCGTCCTCCTGTCCTCCTCCTCGGTCCTCGCCCCCGACGCCGCCGACAGCCCCCTCGCCGCCTCCCACCTCGCGGTGGAACGAGCCCTGCTCGCCTCCCCGCTGCGCACCACCCTGCTGCGCCCCGGATCCTTCGCGAGCAATGCCCTCGGCTGGGCCTGGCCGATGAAATCGGGCCGTCCGGTCCACCTGCCGTACCCCGGTGCGTACAGCGACCCGGTCCACGAGACCGACCTCGCCGAAGCCGCCTTCGCGGTCCTCACCGACCCCTCGCTCGGAGGGCGCGCGTACACCCTGACCGGGCCGCGGACGCTGACCTTCGCCGCCCAGCTGGCCATACTGGGCGACGCTCTCGGCCGCCCCATACCCTTCGAGCCGGTCTCGCGCGAGCAGTGGAAGTCCGAGGTCGACGGCTACATACCCGGCCCGTATGCGGAGGCCCTGTTCGACTTCTGGTCCGCCTCGGACGGCCTCCCCGTTGATCTCACCGACGACCTCGAACGGCTCACCGGGCACGCGCCGCGCACCTTCGAGACCTGGTCGGTGGATCATGCCGACGCATTCCGGGCGTAG
- a CDS encoding GPR1/FUN34/YaaH family transporter has translation MDNGVSAGSTASTSTLGHIALGLTLLAFGIGTTGIIDGVTAANSVSLAMYLGGLALFVLGVLEYRGGNGFNGTAFAGLGTFWFIWANGADGKVSADAAGMFLVLFAMLALTLTAAASGGLFGQGVYGLFTLSLLLLAIGTFAESDGLAKAAGWVAALAGLLAWYGATAALASWPMAFGKGSRRGAVAAS, from the coding sequence GTGGACAATGGTGTCTCTGCGGGAAGCACGGCCTCGACTTCGACCCTCGGGCACATCGCCCTGGGTCTCACCCTTCTCGCGTTCGGTATCGGTACCACCGGCATCATCGACGGTGTGACCGCGGCCAACTCCGTGTCGCTCGCCATGTACCTCGGCGGCCTCGCGCTGTTCGTCCTCGGAGTCCTCGAGTACCGCGGCGGCAACGGCTTCAACGGCACGGCCTTCGCGGGCCTCGGCACCTTCTGGTTCATCTGGGCCAACGGGGCCGACGGAAAGGTTTCGGCAGACGCGGCCGGAATGTTCCTCGTGCTGTTCGCCATGCTGGCACTGACCCTCACCGCCGCGGCCTCGGGCGGGCTGTTCGGGCAGGGCGTGTACGGCCTGTTCACCCTCTCCCTGCTGCTCCTGGCGATAGGCACCTTCGCCGAGAGCGACGGGCTGGCCAAGGCGGCCGGCTGGGTGGCGGCGCTCGCCGGACTGCTGGCCTGGTACGGGGCCACCGCGGCGCTGGCGAGCTGGCCGATGGCCTTCGGGAAGGGTTCGCGTCGCGGCGCGGTCGCCGCGAGCTGA
- the glmS gene encoding glutamine--fructose-6-phosphate transaminase (isomerizing), which translates to MCGIVGYIGKRDVAPLLLEGLQRLEYRGYDSAGIVVNSPKAAALKVVKAKGRVRELESRVPKRFAGTTGIAHTRWATHGAPSDLNSHPHLDADNKVAVVHNGIVDNASELRAKLEADGVAFLSETDTEVLVHLIARAQADTLEEKVREALKVVEGTYGIAVMHADFPDRIVVARNGSPVVLGIGEKEMFVASDIAALVSHTRQIVTLDDGEMATLKADDFRTYTTSGTTTTATPETVEWEAASYDMGGHDTYMHKEISEQADAVDRVLRGRIDDRFSTVHLGGLNLDPREARGIRRVKILGCGTSYHAGLIGAGLIESLARIPADAEPASEFRYRNPVVDPDTLYIAVSQSGETYDVLAAVQELKRKGARVLGVVNVVGSAIARAADGGVYVHAGPEVCVVSTKCFTNTVVAFALLAVHLGRIRDLSVTDGKRIIDGLRKLPAQIQEILDGEEDIKKLAAEYAEAKSMMFIGRVRGYPVALEASLKLKEISYIHAEAYPASELKHGPLALIEPSLPTVAIVPDDDLLEKNRAALEEIKARSGRILAVAHTKQEKADHTILVPKNEDELDPILMGIPLQLLAYHTALAMGRDIDKPRNLAKSVTVE; encoded by the coding sequence ATGTGCGGAATCGTGGGTTACATCGGCAAGCGTGACGTGGCACCGCTGCTTCTGGAGGGCCTGCAGCGACTGGAGTACCGCGGCTACGACTCCGCGGGCATCGTCGTCAACAGCCCGAAGGCGGCGGCCCTGAAGGTCGTCAAGGCCAAGGGCCGCGTGCGCGAGCTGGAGTCCCGGGTACCCAAGCGCTTCGCCGGCACCACCGGCATCGCCCACACCCGCTGGGCCACCCACGGCGCCCCGAGCGACCTCAACTCCCACCCGCACCTGGACGCCGACAACAAGGTCGCCGTCGTCCACAACGGCATCGTCGACAACGCCTCCGAGCTGCGCGCCAAGCTGGAGGCCGACGGGGTCGCCTTCCTCTCGGAGACCGACACCGAGGTGCTCGTCCACCTCATCGCCCGCGCCCAGGCCGACACCCTGGAGGAGAAGGTCCGCGAGGCGCTCAAGGTCGTCGAGGGCACCTACGGCATCGCCGTCATGCACGCCGACTTCCCCGACCGCATCGTCGTGGCCCGCAACGGCTCCCCGGTCGTCCTCGGCATCGGCGAGAAGGAGATGTTCGTCGCCTCGGACATCGCCGCGCTCGTCTCGCACACCCGCCAGATCGTCACCCTCGACGACGGCGAGATGGCGACCCTGAAGGCCGACGACTTCCGGACCTACACCACCTCCGGTACGACGACCACCGCCACGCCCGAGACCGTGGAGTGGGAGGCCGCCTCCTACGACATGGGCGGCCACGACACGTACATGCACAAGGAGATCTCCGAGCAGGCCGACGCCGTCGACCGCGTCCTGCGCGGCCGGATCGACGACCGCTTCAGCACCGTCCACCTGGGCGGCCTGAACCTGGACCCGCGCGAGGCGCGCGGCATCCGCCGGGTCAAGATCCTGGGCTGCGGCACCTCGTACCACGCCGGCCTGATCGGTGCGGGCCTCATCGAGAGCCTGGCCCGCATCCCCGCCGACGCCGAGCCGGCCTCGGAGTTCCGCTACCGCAACCCGGTCGTGGACCCCGACACCCTCTACATCGCGGTCTCCCAGTCCGGTGAGACGTACGACGTGCTCGCGGCCGTGCAGGAGCTCAAGCGCAAGGGCGCCCGCGTCCTCGGCGTGGTCAACGTGGTCGGCTCCGCGATCGCCCGCGCCGCCGACGGCGGCGTGTACGTGCACGCCGGCCCCGAGGTCTGCGTCGTCTCCACCAAGTGCTTCACCAACACGGTCGTGGCCTTCGCGCTGCTCGCCGTGCACCTGGGCCGCATCCGCGACCTGTCCGTCACCGACGGCAAGCGGATCATCGACGGCCTGCGCAAGCTGCCCGCGCAGATCCAGGAGATCCTGGACGGCGAGGAGGACATCAAGAAGCTGGCCGCGGAGTACGCCGAGGCCAAGTCGATGATGTTCATCGGCCGCGTCCGGGGCTACCCGGTGGCCCTGGAGGCCTCCCTGAAGCTCAAGGAGATCTCCTACATCCACGCCGAGGCCTACCCGGCCTCCGAGCTCAAGCACGGTCCGCTCGCCCTCATCGAGCCCTCGCTGCCGACGGTCGCGATCGTCCCGGACGACGACCTGCTGGAGAAGAACCGCGCCGCGCTCGAAGAGATCAAGGCCCGCAGTGGCCGGATCCTGGCGGTCGCCCACACCAAGCAGGAGAAGGCCGACCACACGATCCTCGTGCCCAAGAACGAGGACGAGCTGGACCCGATCCTGATGGGCATCCCGCTGCAGCTGCTGGCGTACCACACGGCCCTGGCCATGGGCCGCGACATCGACAAGCCGCGCAACCTGGCGAAGTCCGTCACCGTCGAGTAG
- a CDS encoding helix-turn-helix domain-containing protein: MSQDSTAVVVDGRKLAGRRRREIVAVLLFSGGPIFESSIPLSVFGIDRQDAGVPRYRLLVCAGEDGPLRTTGGLELTAPYGLEAIARAGTVVVPAWRSITSPPPPEALEALRLAHEEGARIVGLCTGAFVLAAAGLLDGRPATTHWMYAPTLAKRYPSVHVDPRELFVDDGDVLTSAGTAAGIDLCLHIVRTDHGSEAAGALARRLVVPPRRTGGQERYLDRSLPEEIGADPLAEVVAWALEHLHEQFDVETLAARAYMSRRTFDRRFRSLTGSAPLQWLITQRVLQAQRLLETSDYSVDEVAGRCGFRSPVALRGHFRRQLGSSPAAYRSAYRARRPQADVVQVAQLSDSPVPHQRTPQPQRAAAALAASGPTVTELYAPGRVLREHA, from the coding sequence ATGAGCCAGGATTCCACCGCCGTCGTCGTAGACGGCAGGAAGCTCGCGGGGCGTCGCCGCAGGGAGATCGTCGCGGTGCTGCTCTTCAGCGGCGGACCGATCTTCGAGAGCTCCATTCCACTTTCCGTGTTCGGCATTGACCGGCAGGACGCGGGAGTTCCACGCTACCGATTGCTCGTGTGCGCCGGTGAGGACGGTCCGCTGAGGACCACCGGCGGACTCGAACTGACCGCGCCATACGGGCTGGAGGCGATCGCCCGGGCAGGCACGGTCGTCGTTCCCGCGTGGCGTTCCATCACCTCGCCTCCGCCGCCGGAGGCGCTCGAAGCGCTGCGTTTGGCGCACGAGGAGGGGGCCCGGATCGTCGGACTGTGCACGGGGGCATTCGTGCTCGCCGCCGCCGGTCTGCTGGACGGCCGGCCCGCGACGACGCACTGGATGTACGCGCCGACGCTGGCCAAGCGCTACCCGTCCGTCCACGTCGATCCGCGCGAGCTGTTCGTCGACGACGGCGACGTGCTGACGTCCGCGGGCACCGCGGCCGGAATCGATCTGTGCCTGCACATCGTGCGCACGGACCACGGCAGCGAGGCGGCGGGAGCACTGGCCCGCAGGCTCGTCGTCCCGCCGCGCCGCACGGGTGGCCAGGAACGCTACCTCGACCGGTCGCTGCCGGAAGAGATCGGCGCCGACCCGCTGGCCGAGGTCGTCGCCTGGGCCCTGGAGCACCTCCACGAGCAGTTCGACGTGGAGACGCTGGCGGCGCGCGCCTACATGAGCAGGCGCACGTTCGACCGGCGGTTCCGCTCGCTCACCGGCAGTGCGCCGCTGCAGTGGCTGATCACCCAGCGGGTGCTTCAGGCGCAGCGGCTGCTGGAGACCTCCGACTACTCGGTCGACGAGGTCGCCGGACGCTGCGGGTTCCGCTCGCCGGTCGCGCTGCGCGGGCACTTCCGCCGCCAGCTGGGGTCCTCCCCGGCCGCCTACCGCTCCGCCTACCGGGCCCGCCGCCCGCAGGCCGACGTGGTCCAGGTGGCTCAGCTGTCGGATTCGCCGGTCCCGCACCAGCGCACTCCGCAGCCGCAGCGGGCGGCCGCGGCCCTGGCCGCTTCCGGTCCCACGGTGACGGAGCTGTACGCCCCGGGCCGGGTGCTGCGCGAGCACGCGTAA
- a CDS encoding universal stress protein — MAGHEFSEPADRKRKRLADPESADLRAVEQPRHPCDPAFRHGVVVGFDGSTSSERALAYAIGMARRSGSGLIIVHVANRLPTTVWAGCEPPVFVDVPDHRTEVLGLELACADYLSEVPWILVERGGDICHELEEVGREYSADAIVVGSTHGIVGRIFGSVAGRLAKRAQRPVVVIP; from the coding sequence ATGGCCGGTCACGAATTCTCCGAACCCGCGGACCGTAAGCGCAAACGCCTCGCCGACCCCGAATCGGCCGACCTGCGCGCGGTGGAACAACCACGTCATCCCTGCGACCCGGCCTTCCGGCACGGGGTCGTGGTGGGCTTCGACGGATCCACGTCCAGTGAGCGCGCCCTCGCGTACGCGATCGGGATGGCGCGTCGCTCAGGCTCCGGTCTGATCATCGTCCATGTCGCGAACCGGCTGCCCACCACCGTGTGGGCGGGCTGTGAGCCGCCGGTCTTCGTGGACGTGCCGGACCACCGCACCGAGGTGCTGGGGCTGGAGCTGGCCTGCGCGGACTACCTCTCCGAGGTTCCGTGGATCCTCGTCGAGCGGGGCGGGGACATCTGCCACGAGCTGGAGGAGGTCGGCCGGGAGTACTCGGCGGACGCCATCGTGGTCGGCTCCACGCACGGCATCGTCGGCCGGATCTTCGGATCGGTGGCGGGCCGGCTGGCGAAGCGGGCGCAGCGACCGGTCGTTGTCATCCCGTAA
- a CDS encoding MarR family winged helix-turn-helix transcriptional regulator: protein MSTDYARSSDEWTRAELLARIVTESQRHYADYSLFNQAMADHVGLHPTDMQCVALLDMEPAPVSTGDIARLTGLTSGSATRLVDRLVKAGTVERHADPNDRRRSLVTLSPTARDRIGAAWETPGRAFGAVLASYSDTELAVIADYLHRAAEVGRAQAKRLTSGDTA, encoded by the coding sequence ATGTCAACCGATTACGCTCGTTCGAGTGATGAGTGGACCCGCGCCGAGCTGCTCGCGCGCATCGTCACCGAGAGCCAGCGGCACTACGCCGACTACTCGCTCTTCAACCAGGCCATGGCCGACCACGTCGGCCTGCACCCCACCGACATGCAGTGCGTGGCCCTCCTCGACATGGAGCCCGCCCCGGTCAGCACCGGTGACATCGCCCGCCTCACCGGCCTGACCTCCGGCTCCGCCACCCGCCTCGTGGACCGCCTGGTCAAGGCCGGCACCGTCGAGCGGCACGCCGACCCGAACGACCGCCGCCGCTCCCTCGTCACCCTCTCCCCCACGGCCCGCGACCGGATCGGCGCCGCCTGGGAGACTCCCGGCCGCGCCTTCGGCGCCGTTCTGGCGAGCTACTCCGACACCGAACTCGCCGTCATCGCCGACTACCTGCACCGCGCCGCCGAGGTCGGCCGCGCCCAGGCCAAGCGGCTGACCTCGGGGGACACCGCCTGA
- a CDS encoding FG-GAP repeat domain-containing protein encodes MRRLLSIGSAVALLVTGGVLGAGAAVAAGDPTFFFDPVVDKVLMPGEERIELSPSGWGGQNGGQPDGTYIYALSKKPLTDAGWTGGGVPTGLSVDPTDECAPKAGIAGVYLCDVKEWGHPTPRIATAATAPDGATAYYGLVYVPRGASISAGIKEAQTAGSKDIGPRRAHATVTVKSNAHVAQNTMALSTPTLPAGGFVKHTVKLHAVDKGRLRLYPSPAPGFRRWDDGELKVAAGFDAGGAAGAGCSQEWGLFDGLACDIKKPGDYTLTYTLTAEATAPAWKVRTTAVYDVYTSGTGNPEETSDFAVASSTPVTQRFRLVGRDAEGGLWDYRGTGKAAEPFTPVDPVGGSFDWSQYTALTRLEPVTVQSTGRGAVGRDKAGVLWFHPTSGDGSIYKDRIRVGGGWNIFNALVGVSDVTGDKKADLLARDAEGGLWLYPGTGLDAKPFGSRVKVGTSWNIYDQLVGGTDLTGDGKADVVARDKAGNLWFYQGTGVAAKPLSARKQIGTGWQIYDSIVAPGDLTSDGKADMVARDKSGNLWLYQGTGVAAKPFGSRVKVSVLGTGFGRYNLLF; translated from the coding sequence ATGCGAAGGCTTTTGAGTATCGGCAGCGCGGTGGCGCTGCTCGTCACCGGCGGTGTCTTGGGTGCGGGGGCGGCCGTGGCGGCCGGGGACCCGACGTTCTTCTTCGACCCGGTCGTGGACAAGGTCCTGATGCCCGGCGAGGAGCGGATCGAGCTGTCGCCCTCCGGTTGGGGTGGGCAGAACGGCGGACAGCCGGACGGTACGTACATCTACGCGCTGAGCAAGAAGCCCCTCACGGATGCCGGCTGGACCGGCGGCGGGGTGCCGACCGGGTTGAGCGTCGACCCGACGGACGAGTGCGCGCCGAAGGCCGGGATCGCCGGGGTGTACCTGTGTGACGTGAAGGAGTGGGGTCACCCGACGCCCCGGATAGCGACGGCGGCCACCGCGCCGGATGGCGCGACGGCCTACTACGGCCTCGTCTACGTGCCGCGCGGGGCCAGCATCAGCGCGGGTATCAAGGAGGCGCAGACCGCGGGCTCCAAGGACATCGGACCGCGCCGGGCACACGCGACGGTCACGGTGAAGAGCAACGCACACGTCGCGCAGAACACGATGGCGCTCTCGACGCCCACGCTGCCGGCCGGTGGTTTCGTGAAGCACACGGTGAAGCTGCACGCTGTCGACAAGGGGCGGCTGCGGCTGTATCCGTCCCCGGCACCGGGCTTCCGGCGCTGGGACGACGGTGAGCTGAAGGTCGCCGCCGGGTTCGACGCCGGTGGCGCCGCCGGGGCCGGCTGCTCCCAGGAATGGGGCCTGTTCGACGGCCTCGCGTGTGACATCAAGAAGCCCGGCGACTACACGCTCACCTACACGCTGACGGCGGAGGCGACCGCGCCGGCATGGAAGGTGCGCACCACTGCGGTCTACGACGTGTACACCTCCGGCACGGGCAACCCGGAGGAGACCTCGGACTTCGCCGTCGCCAGTTCCACCCCGGTGACCCAGCGATTCCGGCTCGTGGGCCGGGACGCCGAGGGCGGTCTGTGGGACTACCGGGGCACGGGCAAGGCCGCCGAGCCGTTCACGCCGGTCGACCCGGTCGGGGGCAGTTTCGACTGGAGCCAGTACACCGCGCTGACCCGGCTGGAGCCGGTGACCGTGCAGAGCACCGGGCGGGGTGCGGTGGGGCGGGACAAGGCCGGGGTGCTGTGGTTCCACCCGACCTCCGGTGACGGCTCCATATACAAGGACCGGATACGGGTCGGTGGCGGCTGGAACATCTTCAACGCGCTCGTCGGCGTCTCCGACGTGACCGGCGACAAGAAGGCGGACCTGCTGGCGCGCGACGCCGAGGGTGGCCTGTGGCTGTACCCGGGCACGGGCCTGGACGCGAAGCCGTTCGGGAGCAGGGTCAAGGTCGGCACCAGCTGGAACATCTACGACCAGCTCGTCGGCGGCACCGATCTGACCGGTGACGGCAAGGCCGACGTGGTGGCGCGGGACAAGGCGGGCAACCTCTGGTTCTACCAGGGCACGGGGGTGGCTGCGAAGCCGCTCTCGGCCAGGAAGCAGATAGGTACCGGCTGGCAGATCTACGACTCGATCGTGGCGCCGGGTGACCTGACCTCGGACGGCAAGGCCGACATGGTGGCGCGGGACAAGTCGGGCAACCTGTGGCTGTACCAGGGCACGGGAGTCGCGGCGAAGCCGTTCGGCTCGCGGGTGAAGGTCAGTGTCCTCGGTACCGGCTTCGGCAGGTACAACCTGCTGTTCTGA
- the orn gene encoding oligoribonuclease has protein sequence MNDRMVWIDCEMTGLSLTDDALIEVAALVTDSELNVLGEGVDIVIRPPDAALETMPDVVREMHTSSGLLDELAGGTTLADAEAQVLAYVREHVKEPRKAPLCGNTVGTDRGFLLRDMAALEGYLHYRIVDVSSIKELARRWYPRAYFNSPPKNGNHRALADIKESIAELRYYREAVFVPQPGPDSDTARTIAAKHVVPGA, from the coding sequence ATGAACGATCGCATGGTGTGGATCGACTGCGAGATGACCGGGCTCTCGTTGACGGACGACGCACTTATCGAGGTGGCCGCACTGGTCACCGACTCGGAGCTCAACGTGCTCGGCGAAGGCGTGGACATTGTGATCCGCCCGCCGGACGCGGCCCTGGAAACCATGCCCGACGTGGTGCGCGAGATGCACACGTCGTCCGGCCTGCTCGACGAGCTGGCCGGCGGGACCACCCTCGCGGACGCGGAGGCACAGGTCCTGGCCTACGTACGGGAACACGTGAAGGAACCCCGCAAGGCCCCGCTCTGCGGAAACACGGTCGGCACCGACCGCGGCTTCCTGCTGCGCGACATGGCCGCGCTGGAGGGGTACCTGCACTACCGGATCGTGGACGTGTCCTCGATCAAGGAGCTGGCACGCCGCTGGTACCCGCGCGCCTACTTCAACAGCCCGCCGAAGAACGGCAACCACCGGGCGCTCGCGGACATCAAGGAGTCCATCGCCGAGCTGCGCTACTACCGGGAGGCCGTCTTCGTACCGCAGCCCGGTCCGGACTCGGACACGGCGCGCACCATCGCCGCCAAGCACGTCGTCCCCGGCGCCTAG